The Rhodococcus sp. X156 genome window below encodes:
- a CDS encoding GNAT family N-acetyltransferase, with the protein MTLLSDVRGPESVAVGVADESWRGLFHRTAIQSISLRPGQQCLSTRIHGADGRLFGGISGVRDGTVVEAGLDLVSSRATPAVVATVLRRSLEKLGAQGVREVELHLPPACHSDNEPLVQFTVLNEGFTVRSCELNQHLDLSHLRSPRQWVDELRRPARSALDRLHAKDLQVREVRGRAEWEAGRQLLHGGADLVLSWDDLAGARAPLAPHVRMVCVFRRGAPIAAALVYRVRPAVELVAAWGESDHRLAHSPLVLLAAELVEQALRQGVQTIDLGQVSDVAAVAGEAAERGHGSAQLARSLSAREQPRLTVATTLAA; encoded by the coding sequence ATGACCCTGCTGAGTGACGTTCGGGGTCCGGAGAGCGTGGCGGTGGGTGTCGCCGACGAGTCGTGGCGAGGGCTGTTCCACCGCACCGCCATCCAGTCGATCAGCCTCCGGCCCGGTCAGCAGTGCCTGTCCACGCGCATCCACGGTGCCGACGGCCGGCTCTTCGGCGGCATCAGCGGTGTCCGCGACGGCACGGTCGTCGAGGCCGGGCTGGACCTGGTGTCCTCCCGGGCCACGCCGGCGGTGGTGGCCACGGTGCTGCGCCGCTCGCTGGAGAAGCTGGGTGCGCAGGGCGTGCGCGAGGTGGAGCTGCACCTGCCGCCGGCCTGCCACAGCGACAACGAGCCACTGGTGCAGTTCACCGTGCTCAACGAGGGATTCACCGTCCGCAGCTGCGAGCTCAACCAGCACCTGGACCTGAGCCACCTCCGGTCGCCGCGGCAGTGGGTGGACGAGCTCCGCCGTCCGGCCCGCTCCGCGCTGGACCGGCTGCACGCCAAGGACCTGCAGGTGCGCGAGGTGCGGGGCCGCGCGGAGTGGGAGGCTGGTCGCCAGCTGCTGCACGGCGGTGCGGACCTGGTGCTGTCCTGGGACGACCTGGCCGGTGCTCGTGCACCGCTGGCCCCGCACGTGCGCATGGTGTGCGTGTTCCGTCGGGGCGCCCCGATCGCCGCGGCGCTGGTCTACCGGGTGCGCCCGGCGGTGGAGCTGGTGGCCGCGTGGGGCGAGAGCGACCACCGCTTGGCGCACTCCCCGCTGGTGCTGCTCGCCGCCGAGCTGGTGGAGCAGGCGCTGCGCCAGGGAGTGCAGACCATCGACCTCGGGCAGGTGTCCGACGTCGCCGCTGTCGCGGGTGAGGCGGCGGAGCGCGGGCACGGCTCGGCCCAGCTGGCACGGAGCCTGTCCGCTCGCGAGCAGCCGCGGCTCACCGTCGCCACCACTCTCGCCGCCTAG
- a CDS encoding flagellin, with translation MSLRINTNTAALNAYGNLQANQAKQQNAFEKLSSGLRINRAADDAAGLSISQGLTSQINGLTQATRNAQDGINVAQIADGALATVQTILQRQRDLTVQASNGGSMDDNARDAISAEIGKLNKQLDNINQTTAFGGKQLFDDATNTYDGTFQVGANGTANERITLALGSFDAETLKTAPAAGGTTGGIDVSSTTAAQGSIEIIDAAIKTVSAARSDIGATQNQLSYTMTNLQTTIQNVSASRSNITDADLATEVSNMSQAQILTQAATSVLAQANSAPQAILKLLQ, from the coding sequence ATGAGTCTTCGCATCAACACCAACACCGCCGCGCTCAACGCCTACGGCAACCTGCAGGCCAACCAGGCCAAGCAGCAGAACGCCTTCGAGAAGCTCTCCAGCGGCCTGCGGATCAACCGGGCGGCGGACGACGCGGCCGGCCTGTCCATCAGCCAGGGCCTGACCAGCCAGATCAACGGCCTCACCCAGGCCACCCGCAACGCCCAGGACGGCATCAACGTCGCCCAGATCGCTGACGGCGCCCTGGCCACCGTGCAGACGATCCTGCAGCGCCAGCGCGACCTGACCGTCCAGGCTTCCAACGGTGGCTCCATGGACGACAACGCCCGTGACGCCATCTCCGCCGAGATCGGCAAGCTCAACAAGCAGCTGGACAACATCAACCAGACCACCGCCTTTGGTGGTAAGCAACTGTTCGACGACGCCACCAACACGTACGACGGCACCTTCCAGGTCGGCGCCAACGGCACCGCGAACGAGCGGATCACCCTAGCGCTGGGTTCCTTCGACGCCGAGACGCTCAAGACGGCCCCGGCGGCCGGCGGCACCACCGGCGGAATTGACGTGAGCTCGACCACGGCCGCACAGGGCTCCATCGAGATCATCGACGCCGCGATCAAGACGGTGTCGGCGGCCCGGTCCGACATCGGTGCCACGCAGAACCAGCTCAGCTACACCATGACCAACCTGCAGACCACCATCCAGAACGTGTCTGCCTCGCGGTCGAACATCACTGACGCCGACCTGGCCACCGAGGTCTCCAACATGAGCCAGGCTCAGATCCTCACCCAGGCCGCCACCTCGGTGCTGGCCCAGGCGAACTCGGCCCCGCAGGCCATCCTGAAGCTCCTGCAGTAA